In Pelodiscus sinensis isolate JC-2024 chromosome 19, ASM4963464v1, whole genome shotgun sequence, the DNA window TCCAGGCTCCTGCTGCATTAGAGACCACGGAGGAAACAGAACCACGGGGGCAGCCAGGTTCCGCTACAGGGCTAAgaccagcagtgtagatgttgcaACGCAGGCTGGAACCAGGGCTTGGAGCCccggccaggtgggacaggcccCAAAGCCCAGGCAGGAACATCTACACTTTTCAATCTCAGCAGACCCAGGCTCGGACTCACAGTCGTGGGTTTGTGGGGGGCAGTTGTTGACACACTAAGCGCTCGGCCATCTAAGAGCTAGAGGGCACGGGCAGGGAACAGCACATCAGCAGATTCGGAGTCCTTCTTCCTTGCAAGGCAGAAATGCCATGCACTCACGGCACGTAGAGGACACTGACCCGCATCttacaaagggggaaactgaggcaccgcacAAGGGGAGAATTTGCTTATGGATGGGAAAAGAACCCAGCATTTCCTGCTGCTTGTCTGCTCTCTCATGCAACAACGCGGCTCGCGCAAACCCCCACCTGCCTCAGGGAAATGAGTCCCGTCTCTGGGCCCAGAATCCGTGTGACACCAATGACAACAAAAGGGCACATGCAGACCACTTCCCCCCATAACGTCATTTATTAAAGGGTCATTCTACAGCTGCAAACAATTTCTGTCTAAAAAGCCCCCTCCCAAGACAAACCCAGGACTGCCACTTCCTAGCCCCTTCTCTGCACTCGCACCAAACCCAGCCTGGAATTGAAACCAGCTTAATCCCCGGCCCATGCAGCGCCCTGAGGCGGGGGCTTGTAAATCAATCAGTGGCCAGGAAGGAGCTCCAGGCTCTGCCCTTGCGCTCCAGGAAGATCCAAGGAAGCCCCGATACATTTCCTCAAGCTAAAAGCAGCAGGTAAAAGCCAACGGAGCCCAAGGTGGCTAACTtagctcctcctcccttcccctctcactcCCATTGATGCCGCCCCCCGCAAACAATTCCCTGCAGGCCCAAATTCACGTCAGCCCGGGGTCTGCCACTGCTGAAGTGACTGCGAAAATAAACCATCCGAGCAACGGCCCCCACGTGGCTCTGTGAGCCGCAGCAGCCGAGGTTTTGCTCAGTGTAGTGTCGGGATGTTTAGAAGGGAAAAGACGCCTGTCACCATGATTCCAACACGTGCAGCCGTAGCAAAAGCCCCTCCGCCTTCCACACTGCAGACGCCTGtcgcccccttcccccagttcTCTGACACCGCAGCCCAATTCACTTCCCGCCCTCCAGGACTGAAGTTTTGCTGTACTTTGATTAAGGGATAAATGAGCAAATCTGGGCAGACAGCTGCAGCGGGACCCACCTGAGAAAATCAGCCTTCTGTGCCAGGGCAACTGTCCTGTTTGCTGCCAAACTGCTCATTCAAACCAGTTTAAGCTGCGCTAGGACACGTACACCCCCGTACAGCAGCACCCCCACTTAGGTAAGTCACAATGAAATGTGGCAGCTGGGGACTTTTCCATGAGTCCCCCCTCTGGCGAAAGTGGCCAAACACCAACATCCAGACCTGGGACTGGAAGGAGGAGGTTCTACAGAATCTCACTGTTAATGGTGCTTGTGTCCACAGCTCTCAAAGCAGTTTATAAAGGTCAGAGTGTTTGGTCACTCTGATTTAGAGCGAGAAATTGAGGTGCCTAAGAGGGGAAGCCCCTTGCCCAGGATCACACTGGAAGCTGGTGGAAGACACAGGAAAAGAACCCAAGACTCCATACAACCAGCTGTCCTGCTCTAGTCACCAGGCAAGACTGCCTCTGAATCAACATTTCAACTGCTATTAAAAGCCGGATGGAAGCCGAGACGTAGCCTATTCCAACAGGGATCCAGCCAGCAAAAGGGCACTTCTTGGCCAGGCTAGGATTAGTGGCTGGTTTCGGGTTTTTAATAAACAGTTGCAATTTAATCATGGTGACAAGCCGTTTCTTACCTTGTAAACTTTCAAACCGCCGGGCTgagcaaaacaaaatatttctccccccacccccttaaaCTAGAGCAGCATTTCCAAATTGTCCCTTAGCAGCGTTACACGTgcgtgggccccagggcaattgccgaAAAGGAACAACAGTTATAAAAAGATCCTTGGATGGAAAAGCTACTAAAACGCCAGCCACCTTCTCCAAAGCCCCGATTGTCTCATGTGATGGAACTAGCACATTTTTTCCACGTACAAATACTGTAACATCCAGAATTAGTACAAACGAGCTTCCTGCCCATTTGCTGCTATTGATTGGCCGCCTCACAAGCGTCTATCCAGTCGCTGTACACGTCCACTGGTTCTGAAAGATCTGAGAGGCTCAAAGGTCAAGGAAGATGACACAAAGGCTACCCCCACTCGTGTTACCAATGCCCCGAAGTGTGGAATTCACTTGGTCTGATCTTCCCCACAACACCTGTGTCTGCCAGCCCTTTGTGACAGCACTGGGGGGGCCAAACATATTAACagccacactaggtcagaccaaaggtccatctagcccaatggtccccaatgtggtgcccgcaggcgccatggcgcccgccgggccatttctgtgcgcccaacGGGTGAACGGGGCTGGACCTGCTCCCTGGGCGCACAGCATATGGACAGCGttggccccaggcatgcagcacatgggcggccccgcccctgggcacacggcacatgggcagtgccggccccgggcgcatggcgtttgggcggccccgcccccgggtgtgcggtgcaagggctgtgctggctcctgggcgcGCGGCATATGGGtaatgccagccctgggcgcgcggcacatgagCGGCGtcagccctgggcatgcagcacacagGCTGTTCCGGCCCCAGCGcacggcgtatgggcagccccaccccatgGCGTGCAGCACAAgagccagccccgggagtgcagcgcatgggtggcgccagcagCAGGTGCGCaccatatgggtggccccgcccccaggcacgtgcatggccccgcccccgggtgcgtgtGTGGCCCGGTctccgggtgcccggcagccccaaaaggttggggaccactgatctagcccagtatcctgtcatccaacagtggccaatgccagatgccccacagggaggaaacagaacagggaatcattaagtgatccctcccttgtctccCATTCCCAGTCTGTGACAAACACAGGCAAGGACAcctttcctgcccatcctggctagtcgccattgatggacctgttaTCCATGAacttatgtagctcttttttgaagcctgttaaagtcctggccttcacaacatcctctggcaaggagttccacaggttgaattgTGTGTTGTGGGAAGAAATGCTGccatttgtttaaaacctgctacccattcatttcatttggtgacccttagttcttgtgtgatgggaacaagtaaatacaggttgaacaataagatattctctgtcttattctctatcgcAGCGGTTCCCAACAGCTATCCTGAGGACCGGTGCCAGGCTGCAAGCCACTGGCTGTCAGGCTGTGACAGCTCTGGGGGCCGGGACTGGGGTACATCACCCAGCGCCTCCCCTCCCAtcacagctgttgggagagggtatcctgccccacctctcagcaaGGGTGGGGTCACCTCCTGGACGTGGAAGAGTCTTGCTTCATGGTGggagggctgcacagagcccagcacagcagccttagagcagccgtgACCCAGGCAGTGGCGCTCAGCTGGCAGCTGAGAGGCAACGCGGGGGGGGCTAGTAATGGGAAGCTATAAGGGAtgggggggctctaagaggcagggggctgatacTGGGGGGCACTAGGGTGTCTGGGATGGAgagctggcactggagggctctgggggcagggctagtggtAGGGAGGCTatgtgggcagggctggcacagggggattctggggatggggctaatattggggagtgggggctggcacagggagggGCTCTGTGGGGATTAGgttcagtggggctctggaaacaggaggttgGCACAGGGGGCTCTGGTGGGTGGGGGGCTCTAGGgtttagggctggcactgggaggttcAGGGGGCCGGGGTGTACCCCAACCCTGGCTCCCGGAGCCACCACAAACAGCCGGCTTCATCTGCGCCAGCTACTCACCACATGGTGACTGCCAGAGTTGAAGCCAGTTGTTCATGGCTGCTCTGGGGCccaggcaacattttatttgcatattcatcatgtagaatgaatatgcaaatagcatGTTACTGATCCGCCAAAAgtctgtgaatgggtttgccagtccatgGTATAAGAAAGGCCGGGAGaccctgctctgtccctttctCAATGATTCCTAACAGTCTGGTCACTttttttgcctgctgctgcccactgaggacgttttcagagaactcgcCGCAATGGCTCCGGGACCTCACTCTTGATTgggaacagctaatttagttcccACATTACATACATAGAGCTGGGATGATGTTTTCTAATGGgcatcactttgcatttctctacattcaaattcatctgccattttgttgcccagttacctaGTTTGGGGAGATCCTGCTGAAGCTCTTCGCCacctgctttggacttaactctcgtaggcagtttagtatcatctgcaattgTTGCCACTTCacggtttacccctttctccagatcatttatgaatagattgaataggattggtcccaggatggaCTCCGGCAGGACATGACTAGTTACCTCTCGGTTCAATCtgagaactgaccatttattcctatcctttgtttcttgtcttttaaccggtTCTCagttcatgagaggaccttccctctgatCCTGTGGCAGctcactttgcttaagagcctttggtgagggaccttgtcaaaggctttctggaaacctaagtacaCTATAggcactggatcccctttgtccacatgcttgttgatcccctcaaagaattctagtagttcggtgaggcaggatttccccTCACAGGATCCAtattgactcccccccccccccccaacaaattaaGTTCATCTCTgcgtctgacaattctgttcttgaCTATAGTGTCAACCAATCTGCCCGGTACcaaagttagacttaccagcctgtaagtgccaggatcacctttacagctgtttttaaaaattggcatcacagtagctatcttccagtcattgggtacagatgCGGATTTAAAAGACAGGTTACAACCAGAGTGAGCagctctgcaatttcacatttgagttccttcggAACTCTTGGGGAATGGCACCTGGTCCGGataacttaacagtaacaagttatcaatttgttccaaaacctccactaatgacacttcagtctgggacAATACCTCAGATAGGTCACCTAAaaggaatggctcaggtttgggaatctctctcaCTCCCTCAGTCGTGAAGACGGATGCAAAAAATTCCATTtcgtttctccacaatgaccttatcatccttgagtgctcctttagacCTACTTTAGCCCTCCAATGGCCCTACTGGTTGTTTAGTAGACTTACTGCTCTTCAGGCACTGaaatttgctattactttttgagtttttggctagctgttcttcaaactccttttggcctTCCTACTGACATTTTTACACTTcttttgacagagtttatgttccttccTATTTTCCTCATTAAGATTTAACTTTCCTTTTTAAATGTCTGTTTCTCTCTAATCACCGCTCTGTCTATTCCTTGCGCTTTTATCAGTAGATCTTAAGGCACCTTTTGAAGGGAGCAGAGTATCATTATCCCCAcctcagatggggaaactgaggtactaCAGGGTGAAGTTAGCAGACAGCCTGGTTATCAATAATCGCACCTAACTCCCTATCATAGCAACCATGTTCCTGAACCTGCTGCAGACATGGACTAAGAATGTGTTCTCCAGGCAATCATCTTCAGCTGCTTCAAGATGATAAAAGTCAATTTGTGAAAGCAAGCTGGGAAGttaattctatttttttaatatgCACTTCTGGATTCAGTTCCTAACAGTTACGTGCATCACACAAGCTTTTTTTCCTGGAGTCACTGATAGGATCTAGATGGGGTGTTTTCCTAAAAGACCAGCCCTAATTCAAACAAAATTGTTCTGGGGAAGTCCTGTGACCTGTGTTATCCAGGTCAGCCTAGAACATCACATTCcatggccttggaatctatgagcACTTCTGTATGACTGTCTAGTTATTTTAGCTGCTGCCTCTTTGCTTCCAGTTTCCATCATGGGCTGGAACAGGAAGTGCCAAAATACCACAAGAAGCTGTGCTCTGATCCCGTGGAAAGCACCTAACCCGCGGCAAAGCTCCCAGGAAACTGTTGCTGCTGACTGTAAGCAGAGCAGGGTCTAACCTTGCAGATACTTGGACATATGTCGGCAAAGTTCTGGGGCTCAGCAAAACCTGGACTCCAAGACCTCCGTGGCTGAAGTGTAACTGCAGTGAAAATATATGTTTCCCTCAATCAATTCATGGGGAAAACCAACTACTGTAAAGAGACGCTGCTTCAGTCATTGGAAGTGCAAAGGATACATGTTATGGGAGTCTGAAATTCTTCCAGACACACAGTACATGATATTACGCCAGTGTTCCGAGCCCGGTCCCTGGAATATAGAAAACAATATTCCAACAGCAAATATTTCCAAAGGAAAGCTCAAAGAGCAAACAAACAAGAGCAAGTGGTTTGAGAAATTGAACAGAAGAATGCACTTCTCAACAGTACCTACTGAAACAAGACACAACATTAACAAATTAAGCATCACAACCCAAGAGCTGCTAAGTTATTCACATTTTACTGACACAAAACAGTGAATGGAAGGGAAGCAACTTGCCCAACATGATCGTGAAGCAAGTTGGTTGCAAGAGCTGgaaaaagaacccaggagtcctgactcctggTCTTCTGCTTTCACCAACGGATTATGTTCCATCTCAGGATTTATGAGAGGTTAAAAGAACTGAACATTTAGGCATTGGGCAAGAAGATAAGTAAGGTGGAAATGTGCAAACCATCTGTACTGCTCTGAAAGGTGCAGGATTTGAGATGGTACAAACCTGAGTTCCAGTGTGGTTGATTATACACTCATGAACAGGAAAacaggggattttttttcctaagctTCACCCCAAGAAGGAAATCTTGTGGCACTTTAGTACTACTTTTATGGAAGTGATCCATGATATGAAGTCACGCTTCAGTAGTACTTGCTGAtgagggtacaggcagtccccgggttacatggatccgacttacatcggatccctacttacaaacagggtgagggaaccccgcactacctgcttccccccagcagaccagggagacgcgaagctagcgcccccctccagcagaccaggaagatgcagagcggcttttctcagcagacacctcagcttgagaataaaggactgagggaagcgaggtgtgggagaataaaactgagctctggagaaatgtttggctagagtttcccctacaatatgtaccagttccgacttacatacaaattcaacttaagaacaaacctacagtccctatcttgtacgtaacccggggactgcctgtatagcaaaacCCCAGATGCCCTTCCTGTGAGCTAATTACAGTTGCTCTCTTATATCATTTAAAAAGTAAGTTCCTTAGTTACAGAAATGCTTCCATATGGCTCTTCCTGTCACAAACAGACTACACTACAATTAAATCAACTGGCCTGTTTAGCCTTATATCCCTCTTTCTGTCCTATGCCAGATCAAACCAAATGGACCCCTTTTAGCCTGGCTTTCATTTCCAATTGGAAGAGACCAATTGGCCCAGCTTACTCTGTAACATTCCCCTTCCTTGCCAGGCCAGACCTGACAAATGGCTCACCAATCTACAGATTATAAGTGCTAATAGTAATAGCAACTACAGCCCCTAGCTCTAGTTCTTTTTGTGTGTAGACCTCAAGCAATATATAAATGACACTggcattattattcccattttacaaacggggaaaccgaggcagagaGACATGAAGTTTCACCGGTTaaacagttaaccggttaacaggcggtccagctgggctggagctaaCTTCTGTCCAACATGGatgggagggctgctccagcctggttggCACAccgtgctgcaggcaggggatcACTGTGAGCTAGCCGGGCTGGAGGGTCCCTC includes these proteins:
- the ELOF1 gene encoding transcription elongation factor 1 homolog; the protein is MGRRKSKRKPPPKKKMTGTLETQFTCPFCNHEKSCDVKMDRARNTGVISCTVCLEEFQTPITYLSEPVDVYSDWIDACEAANQ